The following proteins are encoded in a genomic region of Natrinema sp. DC36:
- a CDS encoding HAD family phosphatase has translation MTAVLFDMDGVLVNSEDYWVDFEREELFPAAVPDENVDLAETSGMNFREIYDYLEAEYGTALSREEFVRRFNEAAEEIYTERAEALDGLHDLLAELDDRGVPTALVSSSPHDWIGMVLEEFDLEGSFDRVISADDIDAASKPAPDVFEYAADEIGAPADACIVVEDSANGIEAAARAGTCVIAYRIAAHGDIDRSPADQIVDSPAELRERVLELADRE, from the coding sequence ATGACTGCTGTGCTCTTCGATATGGACGGGGTGCTCGTCAACAGCGAAGACTACTGGGTCGATTTCGAACGCGAGGAACTTTTCCCCGCGGCTGTCCCCGACGAGAACGTCGACCTCGCCGAGACGAGCGGGATGAACTTCCGCGAGATCTACGACTATCTCGAGGCGGAGTACGGAACCGCTCTCTCCCGCGAGGAGTTCGTCCGGCGGTTCAACGAGGCAGCCGAGGAGATCTACACCGAGCGCGCCGAAGCGCTCGACGGTCTGCACGACCTCCTCGCCGAACTGGACGACCGCGGCGTCCCCACGGCGCTCGTTTCGTCGTCGCCACACGACTGGATCGGCATGGTCCTCGAGGAGTTCGACCTCGAGGGGTCGTTCGACCGCGTGATCAGCGCCGACGATATCGACGCCGCGAGCAAGCCGGCTCCCGACGTCTTCGAATATGCGGCGGACGAAATCGGTGCCCCGGCCGACGCGTGCATCGTCGTCGAAGACTCGGCGAACGGGATCGAGGCGGCCGCTCGAGCCGGGACGTGCGTAATCGCGTACCGGATCGCCGCCCACGGCGACATCGATCGGTCGCCGGCCGATCAGATCGTCGATTCGCCCGCTGAACTGCGAGAGCGCGTCCTCGAACTGGCGGATCGCGAGTAA
- a CDS encoding TRAM domain-containing protein — MKISDQLLCLFSGQVEERDESYVVEVPKRELQLGDVEEGRPYRVAVLSPSTDSNDEGQQEPTAETERNAMATADRRSSQTHGSLEPPVEAGETRTVEIEDVGDQGDGITRVERGFVVIVSGTDKGERVRIEITQVQENVAFADVVERLDYYE, encoded by the coding sequence ATGAAGATATCCGATCAACTTCTCTGTCTGTTTTCCGGACAAGTAGAGGAGCGAGACGAATCGTACGTCGTCGAGGTTCCCAAACGAGAACTCCAACTCGGCGATGTAGAGGAGGGACGGCCGTACCGAGTCGCCGTGTTGTCTCCCTCGACGGATTCGAACGACGAGGGACAACAGGAGCCCACAGCGGAGACGGAGCGAAACGCGATGGCGACGGCGGACCGGCGATCGTCCCAAACACACGGCTCGCTGGAACCGCCCGTCGAAGCGGGCGAAACCCGGACGGTGGAGATCGAGGACGTCGGCGATCAGGGAGACGGCATCACGCGCGTCGAGCGCGGATTCGTCGTCATCGTTTCCGGGACGGACAAGGGAGAGCGGGTGCGGATCGAAATCACCCAGGTACAGGAAAACGTCGCGTTCGCCGACGTGGTGGAACGACTGGATTACTACGAGTAG
- a CDS encoding DJ-1/PfpI family protein, whose translation MVDLTAEIVLFEGFDELDAIGPYEVLQNGTQAGASIETRLVALAETDLVTASHGLRVEPDGTIGRPDLLLVPGGGWTTADSGVRAAVEDERLPAAVAERATAGATVASICTGAMVLAEAGLLEGRPATTHRVAIEDLRAAAGEVVDARVVDDGDVLTAGGVTAGIDLALWLLEREFGAEIAAAVETEMEHERRGEVVD comes from the coding sequence ATGGTCGACCTGACTGCCGAAATCGTCCTGTTCGAGGGCTTCGACGAACTCGACGCGATCGGTCCCTACGAAGTGTTGCAGAACGGTACCCAGGCCGGTGCGTCGATCGAGACGCGACTGGTCGCGCTCGCGGAAACGGATCTCGTGACGGCGAGTCACGGCCTTCGCGTCGAGCCGGACGGAACGATCGGCCGACCGGATCTCCTGCTCGTCCCCGGCGGCGGGTGGACGACCGCGGACAGCGGCGTCCGGGCCGCCGTCGAGGACGAGCGCCTGCCCGCGGCGGTCGCCGAGCGCGCCACCGCCGGCGCGACCGTCGCCTCGATCTGTACCGGCGCGATGGTGCTGGCCGAAGCGGGCCTGCTCGAGGGCCGGCCCGCGACCACTCATCGGGTCGCGATCGAGGACCTCAGGGCCGCCGCTGGGGAGGTAGTCGACGCGCGCGTCGTGGACGACGGCGACGTGCTCACCGCCGGGGGCGTGACCGCGGGGATCGATCTGGCGCTGTGGCTCCTCGAGCGCGAGTTCGGCGCGGAGATCGCCGCGGCGGTCGAAACGGAGATGGAACACGAGCGCCGCGGCGAGGTCGTCGACTGA
- a CDS encoding DEAD/DEAH box helicase, translating into MEVAEVLPEFADAFAFEEFNRMQREALPALLESEENVVASAPTASGKTALAELAICKALADGGTALFIAPMRALTNEKEDDWDRFEDLDYSVYVVTGERDLNPRRARRADILVMTPEKLDSATRKHDSRRYDFVTDIDVCVIDEVHLLDADRRGSVLEVTISRLRRLCEPRIVALSATMPNIDDVAAWLDAPEETTFEFGEEYRPVDLNAGVKTYTHGDNSFADKYRRLYRALDLAEPHLREDGQSLVFVSSRQDTVQAAKKARDEIAERDIPMGARGDYDFHTESKDLENDTLRKSALDGVAFHHAGLSKNDRDLVEEWFKQGHIELLFSTSTLAWGVNLPARCVVIRDTKLHDPLEGEVDMSPLDVLQMLGRAGRPGYDDIGYGWVVCDTAEADKYRRLLRDGKEIESRLAESLETHLNAEIAMGTITDLEDVMDWLETTFYYVRGQSKPDDYDFPNLRQRVRDCLEGLVDRGFVETGEDLSIEATARGVLTSKYYLRLDTAARFAALCDRVGSEGDDELEASDILATVATAEEFDSVSARQDERDAVNAVLVGEDTEELDAGERKVLAILRGAASGSTPAELRSDAWVIRQNATRLLSALGAFLDRFVGPHAANLARQVEARIENGVAEDAVGLTAIDGVGPGRASKLAKEGLSTPGDIIDAGVGGLVDAGLSEGVAERVYEGAQSLPAVEIEWGQFPDSVATGENEVCEVTVRNVGEPARAGIRVMVNDVEMTSTNLYLRNEETVPVGVFGADAEELEFTVSVAFPETPLIPIESSRTVDVR; encoded by the coding sequence ATGGAGGTCGCCGAGGTTCTCCCCGAATTCGCCGACGCTTTCGCCTTCGAGGAGTTCAACCGGATGCAACGCGAGGCACTGCCCGCACTGCTCGAGTCCGAGGAGAACGTGGTCGCGAGCGCGCCCACGGCCTCGGGGAAGACGGCGCTCGCGGAACTGGCGATCTGTAAAGCGCTCGCCGACGGCGGCACGGCGCTGTTTATCGCTCCGATGCGAGCGCTGACCAACGAGAAGGAAGACGACTGGGACCGGTTCGAGGACCTCGATTACTCGGTGTACGTCGTCACCGGCGAGCGCGACCTGAACCCCCGCCGCGCGCGCCGGGCGGACATCCTCGTGATGACCCCCGAGAAACTCGACTCGGCGACCCGCAAACACGATTCACGACGCTACGATTTCGTCACCGATATCGACGTCTGCGTCATCGACGAGGTGCACCTGCTGGACGCGGATCGGCGGGGCTCCGTGCTCGAGGTGACGATTTCCCGGCTCCGGCGGCTCTGCGAACCCCGAATCGTCGCGCTGTCGGCAACGATGCCGAACATCGACGACGTGGCGGCGTGGCTCGACGCGCCCGAGGAGACGACCTTCGAGTTCGGCGAGGAGTACCGACCCGTCGACCTCAACGCGGGCGTCAAGACCTACACCCACGGCGACAACTCCTTCGCGGACAAGTACCGCCGCCTGTATCGAGCGCTCGACCTCGCGGAACCCCACCTCCGGGAGGACGGCCAGTCGCTCGTCTTCGTCTCCTCCCGGCAAGACACCGTTCAGGCCGCGAAGAAGGCCAGAGACGAGATCGCCGAGCGAGATATTCCGATGGGGGCTCGCGGCGACTACGACTTTCACACCGAATCGAAGGACCTCGAGAACGACACGCTCCGCAAGTCGGCGCTCGACGGGGTGGCCTTCCACCACGCCGGCCTCTCGAAGAACGACCGGGACCTCGTCGAGGAGTGGTTCAAGCAGGGCCACATCGAACTCCTCTTTTCCACCTCGACGCTGGCCTGGGGCGTCAACCTGCCCGCCCGCTGCGTCGTAATTCGGGACACGAAACTGCACGACCCCCTCGAGGGCGAGGTCGACATGAGCCCGCTAGACGTGCTCCAGATGCTCGGTCGCGCCGGGCGGCCGGGGTACGACGACATCGGCTACGGGTGGGTGGTCTGCGATACGGCCGAGGCCGACAAGTACCGCCGGCTGCTCCGCGACGGGAAGGAGATCGAGTCCCGACTGGCCGAGAGCCTGGAGACCCACCTCAACGCCGAGATCGCGATGGGGACCATCACCGATCTCGAGGACGTGATGGACTGGCTCGAGACGACGTTTTACTACGTCCGCGGCCAGTCAAAACCCGACGACTACGACTTCCCCAATCTCCGCCAGCGGGTGCGAGACTGTCTCGAGGGGCTGGTCGATCGGGGTTTCGTCGAGACCGGCGAGGACCTCTCGATCGAGGCGACGGCACGGGGCGTGTTGACCTCGAAGTACTACCTCAGACTCGATACGGCGGCCCGCTTCGCGGCGCTGTGCGATCGCGTCGGGAGCGAGGGGGACGACGAACTCGAGGCGAGCGACATCCTCGCGACGGTCGCGACCGCCGAGGAGTTCGACTCGGTGTCGGCCCGACAGGACGAACGCGACGCGGTCAACGCGGTGCTCGTGGGCGAGGACACGGAGGAACTCGACGCGGGCGAGCGGAAGGTACTCGCGATCCTCCGCGGAGCTGCCAGCGGGTCCACGCCCGCGGAACTCCGCAGCGACGCGTGGGTGATTCGACAAAACGCCACGCGGCTCCTCTCGGCGCTCGGGGCGTTCCTCGATCGCTTCGTCGGGCCCCACGCCGCGAACCTCGCGCGACAGGTCGAGGCCCGCATCGAAAACGGCGTCGCGGAGGACGCCGTCGGGCTGACCGCCATCGACGGCGTCGGCCCGGGTCGCGCGAGCAAACTGGCGAAAGAGGGGCTGTCGACGCCCGGCGACATCATCGATGCGGGCGTCGGAGGGCTCGTCGACGCCGGGCTCTCTGAGGGCGTCGCCGAGCGCGTCTACGAGGGCGCCCAGTCGCTCCCCGCGGTCGAAATCGAGTGGGGGCAGTTCCCCGACAGCGTCGCGACGGGCGAAAACGAGGTCTGCGAGGTTACGGTGCGAAACGTCGGCGAACCGGCCCGCGCCGGTATCCGGGTGATGGTCAATGACGTGGAGATGACGAGTACGAACCTCTACCTGCGTAACGAGGAGACCGTTCCCGTCGGCGTCTTCGGTGCCGACGCCGAGGAACTCGAGTTCACCGTCAGCGTCGCCTTCCCCGAGACGCCGCTGATTCCGATCGAATCGAGTCGGACGGTCGACGTTCGATAG